The Methylomagnum ishizawai genome has a window encoding:
- a CDS encoding urease accessory protein UreD: MSPVAPEGWRAGLELGFAATGSGKTLLARRRHHGPLAVQRPFHPEGGVCHVYLLHPPGGVVGGDRLSIRVGVDPGAAALLTTPAAGKFYRSAGPWARQAVALDVGPGAALEWLPQETIVYQGARLSSETQVDLREGARFLGWEVLTLGRPAAGEGFEAGEAGLDWRIDLEGRPLYWERLVLDPVAFRANWGLRGRPALGTLFAYPATVAQMDTVRGLVGDSPDLGVSLIEGLLVCRGLDARADLLRRFFERVWAALRPGVMDRPACPPRIWAT, encoded by the coding sequence ATGAGTCCCGTGGCCCCGGAAGGCTGGCGGGCCGGGTTGGAACTGGGATTCGCGGCCACGGGGTCCGGCAAGACCCTATTGGCCCGGCGGCGGCACCACGGTCCGCTCGCGGTGCAGCGGCCTTTCCATCCCGAGGGCGGCGTCTGCCATGTGTATCTGCTGCATCCGCCCGGCGGCGTGGTGGGGGGGGATCGGCTGTCGATCCGGGTCGGCGTCGATCCGGGCGCCGCGGCTTTGCTCACCACCCCGGCGGCGGGCAAGTTCTACCGCAGCGCCGGACCCTGGGCCCGGCAGGCGGTGGCGCTGGACGTGGGGCCGGGCGCGGCGCTGGAATGGCTGCCGCAGGAAACGATTGTCTACCAAGGTGCCCGCCTGTCTTCGGAAACGCAGGTGGACTTGCGGGAAGGTGCCCGCTTCCTGGGCTGGGAAGTGCTGACCCTGGGCCGTCCCGCCGCGGGCGAAGGTTTCGAGGCCGGCGAGGCCGGGCTGGATTGGCGGATCGATCTCGAAGGCCGGCCGCTCTATTGGGAACGGCTGGTGCTGGACCCTGTGGCGTTCCGGGCCAACTGGGGTTTGCGCGGGCGTCCGGCCTTGGGCACCCTGTTCGCCTATCCGGCCACGGTGGCGCAGATGGACACCGTGCGCGGACTCGTCGGCGACAGCCCGGACCTGGGCGTCAGCCTGATCGAAGGCTTGTTGGTCTGCCGGGGCTTGGATGCCAGGGCCGATCTGCTGCGGCGGTTTTTCGAGCGGGTTTGGGCGGCGCTGCGGCCCGGTGTGATGGATCGGCCCGCCTGCCCGCCGCGTATCTGGGCGACTTGA
- the ureA gene encoding urease subunit gamma, which translates to MQLTPREKDKLLIFTAALLAERRKARGLKLNHPEAVAYLSAAIMEGARDGRSVAELMDYGRLLLTRADVMEGVPELIPDVQVEATFPDGTKLVTVHNPIE; encoded by the coding sequence ATGCAACTCACACCCCGAGAAAAAGACAAGCTATTGATCTTCACCGCCGCCCTCCTGGCCGAGCGCCGCAAGGCCCGTGGCCTCAAGCTCAACCATCCCGAAGCCGTGGCCTATCTCTCCGCCGCCATCATGGAGGGAGCCCGCGATGGCCGTTCCGTGGCCGAGCTGATGGACTATGGCCGTTTGCTCCTGACCCGCGCCGATGTGATGGAGGGCGTGCCGGAACTGATCCCCGATGTCCAGGTCGAGGCCACCTTCCCGGACGGCACCAAGCTGGTGACGGTCCACAATCCCATCGAATAG
- a CDS encoding urease subunit beta → MIPGEIIPADGSIELNAGRPVLVLTVANTGDRPIQVGSHYHFSETNPALGFDRAKARGHRLDIPAGTAVRFEPGQEREVRLVPFAGGRAVYGFRQEVMGALEDQP, encoded by the coding sequence ATGATCCCAGGCGAAATCATCCCCGCCGACGGCAGCATCGAATTGAACGCGGGCCGTCCCGTCCTCGTCCTCACGGTGGCGAACACCGGCGACCGGCCCATCCAGGTCGGCTCCCATTACCATTTCTCCGAGACCAACCCGGCCCTTGGCTTCGACCGGGCGAAGGCCCGTGGCCACCGGCTCGATATCCCGGCGGGCACGGCGGTGCGCTTCGAGCCGGGCCAGGAGCGCGAGGTGCGGCTGGTGCCGTTCGCGGGCGGGCGGGCAGTCTACGGGTTCCGCCAGGAAGTCATGGGCGCTTTGGAGGACCAGCCATGA
- the ureC gene encoding urease subunit alpha — MSRISRHAYAEMFGPTTGDKVRLADTGLFLEVEKDFTVYGDEVKFGGGKVIRDGMGQGQQDSATAVDTVVTNALIVDWWGIVKADVGIKAGRIAGIGKAGNPDIQAGVDIVIGPGTEVIAGEGQILTAGGIDAHIHFICPQQVEEALMSGVTTMIGGGTGPATGTNATTCTPGPWNIHRMLQAVDGLPMNIGLLGKGNASLPAALVEQVRAGAIGLKLHEDWGTTPAAIDCCLSVADEYDVQVAIHTDTLNESGFVEDTFAAFKGRTIHTYHTEGAGGGHAPDIIKACGEANVLPSSTNPTRPYTVNTVDEHLDMLMVCHHLDPAIPEDVAFAESRIRRETIAAEDILHDLGAFSMLSSDSQAMGRVGEVLIRTWQTAHKMKAQRGPLPEDNPGNDNFRIKRYIAKYTINPALSHGIAHEVGSVEVGKLADLVLWSPAFFGVKPSLILKGGFIAAAPMGDPNASIPTPQPVHYRPMFGALGDACRATSMTFLSQAAFESGVAQRLQLGKLIGVVSHTRDIGKKDLIHNAYQPRIEVDAQTYAVRADGVLLTCEPAEVLPMAQRYFLF; from the coding sequence ATGAGCCGGATATCGCGACACGCCTATGCCGAGATGTTCGGTCCCACCACCGGGGACAAGGTGCGGCTGGCCGATACCGGCCTGTTCCTGGAGGTCGAGAAGGATTTCACCGTCTACGGCGACGAGGTGAAATTCGGCGGCGGCAAGGTCATCCGCGATGGCATGGGCCAGGGACAGCAGGATTCCGCCACGGCGGTCGATACCGTCGTCACCAACGCCCTGATCGTCGATTGGTGGGGCATCGTCAAGGCCGATGTCGGCATTAAAGCCGGGCGCATCGCCGGGATTGGCAAGGCCGGCAACCCGGACATCCAGGCCGGGGTCGATATCGTCATCGGTCCCGGCACCGAGGTCATCGCCGGCGAAGGCCAAATCCTCACCGCCGGGGGCATCGATGCCCATATCCATTTCATCTGTCCGCAGCAGGTCGAGGAGGCCCTGATGTCTGGCGTCACCACCATGATCGGCGGCGGCACCGGACCCGCCACCGGCACCAACGCCACCACCTGCACGCCCGGCCCGTGGAATATCCACCGCATGCTGCAAGCCGTGGATGGATTGCCCATGAATATCGGCCTGCTGGGCAAGGGCAACGCCAGCCTGCCCGCCGCCTTGGTGGAGCAGGTCCGGGCCGGGGCCATCGGCCTCAAGCTGCACGAGGATTGGGGCACCACGCCCGCCGCCATCGATTGCTGCCTGTCCGTGGCCGATGAATACGATGTGCAGGTCGCCATCCACACCGACACCCTCAACGAATCCGGTTTCGTCGAGGACACTTTCGCCGCCTTCAAGGGCCGCACCATCCATACCTACCACACCGAGGGCGCGGGCGGCGGCCATGCCCCGGATATCATCAAAGCCTGCGGCGAGGCCAACGTCCTGCCTTCGTCCACCAACCCGACCCGGCCCTATACGGTCAACACCGTGGACGAGCATCTCGATATGTTGATGGTCTGCCACCATCTCGACCCGGCGATTCCCGAGGACGTGGCCTTCGCCGAATCGCGCATCCGCCGCGAAACCATCGCGGCGGAGGACATATTGCACGATTTGGGTGCGTTCTCGATGCTGTCCTCGGATTCGCAGGCCATGGGCCGGGTCGGCGAGGTGCTCATCCGCACCTGGCAGACGGCTCATAAGATGAAGGCCCAGCGCGGCCCGCTGCCGGAAGATAATCCTGGGAATGACAATTTCCGCATCAAGCGTTACATCGCCAAATACACCATCAACCCGGCCCTCAGCCATGGCATCGCCCACGAGGTCGGCTCGGTCGAGGTGGGGAAACTGGCCGATTTGGTGCTGTGGTCCCCGGCTTTCTTCGGGGTGAAGCCCAGTTTGATCCTCAAGGGCGGCTTCATCGCCGCCGCGCCCATGGGCGATCCCAACGCCTCGATCCCGACCCCGCAGCCGGTGCATTACCGGCCCATGTTCGGTGCGCTGGGCGACGCCTGCCGCGCCACCTCCATGACCTTCCTGTCCCAGGCGGCTTTCGAGTCCGGTGTGGCCCAGCGTTTGCAACTCGGAAAATTGATCGGTGTGGTTTCCCATACTCGAGACATCGGCAAGAAGGACTTGATACACAACGCCTATCAACCCCGGATCGAGGTCGATGCCCAAACCTATGCGGTGCGGGCCGACGGGGTCTTGCTGACCTGCGAACCCGCCGAGGTGTTGCCGATGGCGCAGCGGTATTTCTTGTTCTGA
- a CDS encoding ATP-binding protein, protein MMSAPDSQRFLGKYREIIVAVAFFLIFDLAVLVLNFYISYKISESAVEINLAGRQRMLSQRMTKELLIGLQDAQQLQDVNASIEKIYTSALGFNQTLQAFRQGGTVVSADNQPATLKAVAIPAAQDVLARADRLWQPLFQRIITIKRTNDDIRALFNAHLIGVEEAQDKSAERELTLEAAVRYAQVYNLDLLDLMNQFTNQLESAANQRANTLRQVQTAGILLALLNFGFILFKFIRRLLENDRRVEKARQETSEILGTVREGLFLLGQDFSIGSQYSASLSAILGKPIKAGDDLRTLLADMVSPESLKAATEYIGLLLGDRVKESLVQDLNPLVNLPVQLADAQGQGRQRYLSLYFNRVLEHGKIVHLLVTVFDVTTQVRLEQELAAAKQKAKAEMEVLLDLLKVNPAHLKHYLGRAERELLGINDQLRNIENSRDYRQAINQIFRQTHTLKGEAAALGLGIFEDLAQRFEDMLSELRGKSTVLGRDLLALPLPLDDFLNRIGQVRELSRRLSDLQAAFSEPNEPELVRNMTALAQRIAEDHAKQVELETDLALMAVLPPRIRHGLNDIALQLLRNAIVHGIESRSERLIWNKAVTGTVQVFLKQREDEYEFVMRDDGRGLIAEDIRAELLRRGLYTEAQLREFDDNQIVMKIFEPGFSTADSVGRDAGHGVGLDVVKHMIGELGARLSIATEKYSYTQFSICFPIPAEEATA, encoded by the coding sequence ATGATGAGCGCCCCTGATTCGCAGCGTTTTCTGGGTAAGTACCGTGAAATCATCGTCGCGGTGGCTTTCTTCCTGATTTTCGACCTGGCCGTTTTGGTCCTGAATTTCTATATCTCCTACAAGATTTCGGAAAGCGCCGTCGAAATCAATTTGGCCGGACGCCAAAGGATGTTATCGCAGCGCATGACCAAGGAGTTATTGATCGGGTTGCAAGATGCCCAGCAACTCCAGGATGTGAATGCGTCTATCGAGAAAATATATACCTCCGCCCTGGGGTTCAACCAAACCCTGCAAGCCTTCCGCCAGGGCGGGACGGTCGTCAGCGCCGATAACCAGCCCGCCACTTTGAAGGCGGTCGCCATTCCCGCCGCCCAGGACGTGCTGGCCAGGGCGGATAGGCTATGGCAGCCCTTGTTCCAGCGGATAATCACGATCAAGCGCACCAACGACGATATCCGGGCGCTGTTCAACGCCCATTTAATCGGGGTCGAGGAAGCCCAGGACAAAAGCGCGGAACGGGAATTGACCTTGGAAGCCGCCGTGCGCTATGCCCAGGTTTACAACCTGGATTTGCTGGATTTGATGAACCAGTTCACCAACCAGCTCGAATCCGCCGCCAACCAACGCGCCAATACCCTGCGCCAAGTGCAAACGGCGGGTATTTTGCTGGCCTTGCTCAATTTCGGTTTCATCCTGTTCAAATTCATCCGCCGCCTGCTCGAAAACGACCGGCGGGTCGAGAAGGCCCGCCAGGAAACTTCCGAAATCCTGGGCACGGTGCGCGAGGGTTTGTTCTTGCTGGGGCAGGATTTCTCGATAGGCTCGCAATACTCGGCTTCCCTGTCGGCCATTTTGGGCAAGCCGATTAAGGCGGGGGACGATTTACGCACCCTCCTGGCCGATATGGTCAGCCCTGAATCATTGAAGGCCGCGACCGAGTATATCGGCCTGTTGTTGGGCGACCGGGTCAAGGAATCGCTGGTGCAAGACCTGAATCCCTTGGTCAACCTGCCCGTGCAATTGGCCGATGCCCAGGGCCAGGGCCGCCAGCGCTATTTGAGCCTGTATTTCAACCGGGTATTGGAACACGGGAAGATCGTGCATTTGCTGGTGACGGTGTTCGATGTCACCACCCAGGTGCGTTTGGAGCAGGAATTGGCGGCGGCCAAACAAAAAGCCAAGGCCGAAATGGAGGTTTTGTTGGATTTGCTCAAGGTGAATCCGGCCCATTTGAAACATTATCTGGGCCGGGCCGAGCGCGAGCTATTGGGCATCAACGACCAATTGCGGAATATCGAGAACAGCCGGGATTATCGTCAAGCCATCAATCAAATCTTCCGCCAAACCCATACCCTCAAGGGCGAGGCGGCGGCGCTGGGTTTGGGGATTTTCGAGGATTTGGCGCAGAGGTTCGAGGATATGCTGTCCGAATTGCGCGGCAAATCCACCGTGCTGGGCCGCGACTTGCTGGCCTTGCCCTTGCCCTTGGACGATTTCCTGAACCGCATCGGCCAGGTGCGCGAATTGAGCCGCCGCCTATCCGATTTGCAGGCGGCTTTCAGCGAGCCCAACGAACCCGAGTTGGTCAGGAATATGACCGCGCTGGCGCAGCGTATCGCCGAGGACCATGCCAAACAGGTGGAATTGGAAACCGACCTGGCTTTGATGGCGGTATTGCCGCCCCGAATCCGCCATGGTTTGAACGATATCGCCTTGCAGTTATTGCGGAACGCCATCGTGCATGGCATCGAAAGCCGGAGCGAGCGTTTGATCTGGAATAAGGCCGTGACCGGCACGGTGCAGGTTTTCTTGAAGCAGCGCGAGGACGAATATGAATTCGTGATGCGCGACGATGGCCGGGGTTTGATCGCGGAGGATATCCGCGCCGAATTGCTGCGCCGGGGGTTGTATACCGAAGCCCAGTTGCGGGAATTCGACGATAACCAAATCGTCATGAAGATATTCGAGCCGGGTTTCAGCACCGCCGACAGCGTGGGCCGCGACGCCGGGCATGGGGTGGGCTTGGATGTGGTCAAGCATATGATCGGCGAATTGGGCGCGCGCTTGAGTATCGCTACCGAGAAATATAGCTATACCCAGTTCAGTATTTGTTTCCCGATACCGGCGGAGGAAGCTACGGCATGA
- a CDS encoding response regulator transcription factor produces MKLKLLIVDDSNIIRRRIVRVAALPELQGMGIVGLARNGVEAIEVCRQIVPDIVTMDLTMPEMDGNTCVEEMVKICPAVKILVVSALSDKATAIDALKRGAQGFLYKPFTDEQLVNALLELVA; encoded by the coding sequence ATGAAACTCAAACTGCTGATCGTGGACGATTCCAATATCATCCGCAGGCGCATCGTCCGGGTCGCGGCCTTGCCGGAATTGCAGGGCATGGGTATCGTGGGTCTGGCGCGGAATGGGGTCGAGGCCATCGAGGTTTGCCGGCAAATCGTGCCCGATATTGTCACCATGGATTTGACCATGCCGGAAATGGACGGCAATACCTGCGTGGAGGAAATGGTGAAAATCTGTCCCGCCGTCAAAATCCTGGTGGTATCGGCCCTGAGCGACAAGGCGACGGCCATCGACGCGCTGAAACGCGGGGCGCAGGGGTTTTTATATAAGCCCTTCACCGACGAGCAACTCGTCAACGCGCTGTTGGAATTGGTCGCTTGA
- a CDS encoding chemotaxis protein CheX, whose product MPELAEIDLKVFVDAVTHYFQTSTDEPATIRSAYLAQDIPPSESYIGLITCSGRFRGCVHFSAADSMVRELLRCWGEYDHSEANLLDAVGEIANTIAGNARRHFGTGLQISVPVKLRGPSERIKAAVRARPFVIALRWRDHNAIVVVDLAPDE is encoded by the coding sequence ATGCCCGAGCTGGCCGAAATCGATTTGAAAGTATTCGTGGACGCGGTGACCCATTATTTCCAGACCAGCACCGACGAGCCCGCCACCATCCGCTCCGCCTATTTGGCGCAGGATATTCCGCCCTCGGAATCCTATATCGGCTTGATCACCTGTTCGGGCCGTTTCCGGGGCTGTGTGCATTTTTCGGCGGCGGATAGCATGGTCCGCGAGTTGCTGCGCTGTTGGGGCGAATACGACCATAGCGAGGCCAACCTGTTGGACGCCGTGGGCGAGATCGCCAATACCATCGCGGGGAATGCCCGGCGTCATTTCGGGACGGGGTTGCAGATTTCCGTGCCGGTGAAATTGCGCGGTCCCAGCGAGCGGATCAAGGCGGCGGTGCGGGCGCGTCCGTTCGTGATCGCCTTGCGGTGGCGCGATCACAACGCCATCGTGGTGGTCGATCTGGCCCCGGATGAGTGA
- the ureE gene encoding urease accessory protein UreE, translating into MSEPMYSLTESAAPGTPHGDTLTLPYDARQKSRLLARTDGGAQVGLFLPRGKVLRGGDLLTGPTGEVVAVRSAPEALSVVKTGDALLFARACYHLGNRHVALQIAPGELRYLADPVLDGMVRGLGLDPAHESAPFEPEAGAYHGHGH; encoded by the coding sequence ATGAGTGAACCGATGTACAGCCTGACCGAATCCGCCGCGCCCGGCACGCCCCACGGCGATACCCTGACCCTGCCTTATGACGCCCGCCAGAAAAGCCGCCTCCTGGCCCGGACCGACGGCGGTGCGCAAGTCGGTTTATTCCTGCCCCGCGGGAAGGTGCTGCGCGGCGGCGACCTGCTGACCGGACCCACGGGTGAGGTGGTGGCGGTCCGGTCCGCGCCCGAAGCCCTGTCCGTCGTGAAGACCGGCGACGCCCTGTTGTTCGCCCGCGCCTGTTACCACCTGGGCAACCGCCATGTGGCTTTGCAGATCGCGCCGGGCGAACTGCGCTATCTGGCCGATCCCGTGTTGGATGGGATGGTGCGCGGCCTGGGGCTGGACCCGGCCCACGAATCCGCCCCGTTCGAGCCGGAAGCCGGCGCTTATCATGGCCATGGGCACTGA
- a CDS encoding urease accessory protein UreF — MAMGTDLALVRLLQLASPALPIGMYSYSQGMERAVEDGWIATEADALEWLSGVLERGLGRVDLPVLARLHAAWAADDAGAVAHWSRRLQACRETSELRAEDRQTGQALARLLDALGVARAAAWTRDPAATLANGFALAAVEWDIDQRGALLGYAWGWLENQILCAVKLVPLGQVAGQRLSLELAARLPAQVERALALADADIGGSAFGLALASARHETQYSRLFRS, encoded by the coding sequence ATGGCCATGGGCACTGATCTGGCCCTGGTCCGCCTGCTGCAACTGGCCAGCCCGGCCTTGCCCATCGGCATGTACAGCTATTCCCAGGGCATGGAGCGGGCGGTCGAGGATGGCTGGATCGCGACCGAGGCCGACGCCTTGGAATGGCTGTCCGGCGTGCTGGAACGCGGTTTGGGGCGGGTGGATTTGCCGGTGCTGGCCCGCTTGCACGCGGCCTGGGCGGCGGACGATGCCGGGGCCGTGGCCCATTGGAGCCGCCGTTTGCAGGCTTGCCGGGAAACCTCGGAACTCCGGGCCGAGGACCGCCAGACCGGGCAGGCCCTGGCCCGGCTGTTGGATGCCCTGGGCGTGGCCCGCGCCGCCGCCTGGACCCGCGATCCGGCGGCGACGCTGGCCAATGGTTTCGCGCTGGCGGCGGTGGAATGGGACATCGATCAACGCGGGGCGCTGCTGGGTTATGCCTGGGGCTGGTTGGAGAATCAAATCCTGTGCGCCGTGAAGCTGGTGCCGCTGGGGCAGGTGGCGGGGCAGCGCCTGTCGTTGGAACTCGCCGCCCGCTTGCCCGCCCAGGTGGAACGGGCCTTGGCCCTGGCCGACGCCGATATCGGCGGCAGCGCTTTCGGGCTGGCCTTGGCCAGCGCCCGCCACGAGACCCAGTATTCCCGGCTGTTCCGTTCTTGA
- the ureG gene encoding urease accessory protein UreG, with translation MSDKPVLRVGVGGPVGSGKTALVDALCKRMRGDYQIGVVTNDIYTREDQQFLIRSQALPEERILGVETGGCPHTAIREDASMNLAAVEELCQRFADLDFVLVESGGDNLSATFSPELADLTLYVIDVSAGDKIPRKGGPGITRSDLLIINKTDLAPHVGASLEVMDRDARRMRGERPFVFTNLKTGAGLDEVVAFIVRQGMLGTAPA, from the coding sequence ATGTCCGACAAACCCGTCTTGAGAGTAGGTGTCGGCGGCCCGGTGGGTTCCGGCAAGACCGCCCTGGTGGATGCCCTGTGCAAGCGTATGCGCGGCGATTACCAGATCGGCGTGGTGACCAACGATATCTATACCCGCGAGGACCAGCAATTCCTGATCCGCAGCCAAGCCCTGCCCGAGGAACGCATCCTGGGCGTGGAAACCGGCGGTTGCCCCCATACCGCCATCCGCGAGGACGCCTCGATGAACCTGGCGGCGGTCGAGGAACTGTGCCAGCGCTTCGCCGACCTGGATTTCGTGCTGGTGGAGAGCGGCGGCGACAACCTCAGCGCCACCTTCAGCCCGGAACTGGCCGACCTCACCCTGTACGTGATCGATGTGTCGGCGGGCGACAAGATTCCGCGCAAGGGCGGTCCCGGCATCACCCGCTCCGACCTGCTCATCATCAACAAGACCGATCTGGCCCCGCATGTGGGCGCGTCGTTGGAGGTGATGGACCGCGACGCCCGCAGGATGCGCGGGGAGCGGCCCTTCGTGTTCACCAACCTCAAGACCGGCGCGGGCCTGGACGAGGTGGTGGCTTTCATCGTGCGGCAGGGGATGCTGGGAACGGCCCCGGCCTGA
- the odhB gene encoding 2-oxoglutarate dehydrogenase complex dihydrolipoyllysine-residue succinyltransferase: protein MRIEVTVPNLPESVSDAVLLDWHKRPGDPVLKSDNLIDLETDKVVLEVPVPENGVLLEILRHKGDVVVSGELLAVIDTEAKAAATAPVAAVATPAAPVPEPPKPSAPPPAAAPETRPEFPPTLSPAVRRMLAEHDLDPAAIQGTGREGRLTREDVQSHLDHRKAAPAQPAAEPARPAPAPATRPGDRRVPMTRLRARIAERLIDAQRSTATLTTFNEVNLKHINDLRKRYRDKFEQAHKVKLGYMSFFVKAAVEALKRYPIVNSSVEGNDIVYHDYYDIGLAVSTDRGLVVPVLRDADQKDFADIEKAVVEFSKRARDGKLTYEELNGGTFTITNGGIFGSMLSTPILNPPQSAILGMHAIKDRPVVEDGEIVVRPMIYLALSYDHRIIDGRDAVSCLYTIKELLEDPGRLLLGV from the coding sequence ATGCGCATAGAAGTCACCGTCCCTAACCTCCCGGAATCCGTCAGCGACGCCGTCCTGCTCGACTGGCACAAGCGGCCCGGCGACCCGGTCCTAAAATCCGACAACCTCATCGACCTCGAAACCGACAAGGTCGTGCTGGAAGTGCCCGTGCCGGAAAACGGCGTCCTGCTGGAAATCCTCCGCCACAAGGGCGATGTGGTGGTCAGCGGCGAATTGCTGGCGGTGATCGACACCGAGGCCAAAGCCGCCGCCACGGCCCCCGTGGCAGCGGTCGCGACGCCCGCGGCCCCGGTGCCGGAACCCCCCAAGCCCAGCGCCCCGCCGCCCGCCGCCGCCCCGGAAACCCGGCCCGAATTCCCGCCGACCCTGAGTCCCGCCGTGCGCCGGATGCTGGCCGAACACGACCTCGACCCCGCCGCCATCCAGGGCACGGGCCGCGAAGGGCGGCTCACGCGGGAGGACGTGCAGTCCCATCTCGACCACCGGAAAGCCGCCCCGGCCCAACCGGCGGCGGAACCGGCCCGGCCCGCGCCCGCCCCGGCCACCCGGCCCGGCGACCGCCGCGTCCCCATGACCCGGCTCCGCGCCCGCATCGCCGAGCGCTTGATCGACGCCCAGCGTTCCACCGCCACCCTGACCACCTTCAACGAGGTCAACCTCAAGCACATCAACGACCTGCGCAAGCGCTACCGGGACAAATTCGAGCAGGCCCACAAGGTCAAGCTGGGCTATATGTCCTTCTTCGTGAAGGCGGCGGTGGAAGCCCTGAAGCGCTATCCCATCGTCAATTCCTCGGTCGAGGGCAACGACATCGTCTACCACGACTACTACGACATCGGCCTCGCGGTCTCGACCGACCGCGGCCTGGTGGTGCCGGTGCTGCGCGACGCCGACCAAAAGGATTTCGCCGACATCGAAAAGGCCGTGGTCGAATTCTCCAAACGCGCCCGCGACGGCAAGCTGACCTACGAGGAACTCAACGGCGGCACCTTCACCATCACCAACGGCGGCATCTTCGGCTCCATGCTCTCGACGCCCATCCTCAACCCGCCGCAAAGCGCCATCCTGGGGATGCACGCCATCAAGGACCGCCCGGTGGTGGAGGACGGCGAGATCGTGGTCCGGCCCATGATCTATCTGGCCCTGTCCTACGACCACCGCATCATCGACGGGCGCGACGCCGTGTCCTGCCTCTACACCATCAAGGAACTGCTGGAAGACCCCGGCCGCCTGCTGCTGGGCGTCTGA